In a single window of the Pseudogemmatithrix spongiicola genome:
- the mreD gene encoding rod shape-determining protein MreD: MNLTQRLVLTVMLALLVTLHFTLRPLLDWRAGVDFLVIGVLLVAVRVRPGVAALTGLLVGTAIDSMTPEALGAGALAMTLVGFLASRLKAAFFTDELGLNAVFVFLGKVAYDWVSLLAEGRLSGMTLVWQLVAWTPLSALATAAVGLLVLGAVRPVMAERRFG; encoded by the coding sequence GTGAACCTGACCCAACGCCTCGTGCTCACGGTGATGCTTGCGCTGCTCGTGACACTGCACTTCACGCTGCGGCCGCTGCTCGACTGGCGGGCCGGCGTGGACTTCCTCGTGATCGGCGTGCTGCTCGTGGCGGTGCGGGTGCGTCCGGGGGTGGCGGCACTCACGGGCCTGCTCGTCGGGACGGCAATCGACTCCATGACGCCGGAAGCGCTGGGCGCGGGAGCGCTCGCGATGACGCTCGTGGGCTTCCTGGCATCGCGCCTGAAGGCGGCGTTCTTCACGGATGAGCTTGGGCTCAATGCCGTGTTCGTGTTCCTCGGGAAGGTCGCGTATGACTGGGTGTCGCTGCTCGCCGAGGGACGGCTCTCGGGGATGACGCTGGTATGGCAGCTGGTCGCGTGGACGCCGCTGTCGGCGCTGGCGACGGCGGCGGTCGGGCTCCTCGTGCTCGGCGCCGTGCGGCCCGTCATGGCGGAGCGGCGGTTCGGATGA
- the mreC gene encoding rod shape-determining protein MreC, with protein MSRASRGDSRADTVLAIACALVALLLLILPPTPRDRVAAAIRGNLIGPLAMLQTRALQTGRALAVQDSLQLVHDSVAIRAQRLAAVEAENTRLRELLGLGRALQWGFVPAEALVDRGAGDEHTLLLSAGATQGVQRLSAVVNAEGLVGLVQAVDARTSVAIAWPHPDFRVSATTADGAAVGIVSAHEGEGADRWLLELNGVPYRSSIALGTPVVSSGLGGVFPRGVLIGTVVRALRGESTGWSRSYLVRPAVRPSELHSVMVLLPERSAEGVESVWRARVEALERRVRAAGDSLAARAAADSSRLAADSATRPDSARTRP; from the coding sequence GTGTCTCGCGCCTCCCGGGGAGATTCGCGTGCCGATACCGTCCTCGCCATCGCCTGCGCGCTGGTTGCGCTGCTGCTGCTCATCCTGCCGCCGACACCGCGCGATCGCGTGGCCGCGGCGATCCGCGGAAACCTGATCGGGCCCCTCGCCATGCTGCAGACGCGCGCGCTGCAGACGGGGCGGGCGTTGGCGGTGCAGGACTCGCTGCAACTCGTGCACGACAGCGTCGCGATTCGTGCGCAGCGGCTGGCCGCCGTGGAGGCGGAGAACACCCGGCTGCGCGAGCTGCTCGGGCTCGGTCGCGCGCTGCAGTGGGGCTTCGTGCCCGCCGAGGCGTTGGTGGACCGCGGCGCCGGCGACGAACACACGCTGCTGCTCTCGGCCGGCGCGACGCAGGGCGTGCAGCGCCTTAGCGCGGTCGTGAACGCCGAGGGCTTGGTGGGCTTGGTGCAGGCGGTCGACGCGCGCACAAGCGTCGCGATCGCCTGGCCGCATCCGGATTTTCGCGTCAGCGCGACGACGGCGGATGGGGCGGCCGTCGGCATCGTGTCGGCGCACGAGGGCGAAGGGGCGGATCGCTGGCTTCTCGAGCTGAACGGGGTGCCGTACCGCTCGTCAATCGCCCTCGGCACGCCCGTGGTCAGCTCCGGGCTCGGCGGGGTGTTCCCGCGCGGTGTGTTGATCGGAACGGTGGTGCGGGCTTTGCGCGGCGAATCGACGGGCTGGTCACGCAGCTACCTCGTGCGGCCCGCCGTACGGCCGAGTGAACTGCATAGCGTGATGGTGCTGCTGCCGGAACGTTCGGCAGAGGGCGTCGAGAGTGTGTGGCGTGCCCGCGTGGAGGCCTTGGAGCGCCGCGTGCGTGCGGCCGGGGACTCGCTGGCCGCTCGCGCGGCCGCGGATTCGTCGCGGCTCGCCGCGGACTCGGCGACGCGGCCCGATAGCGCGAGGACGCGGCCGTGA
- a CDS encoding rod shape-determining protein — MPLKWPFFQNGGFLPANAIAVDLGTANTLIYVKGEGIVLNEPSVVAIDRETKKIKGVGLEAKRMLGRTPDGVIAVRPMKDGVIADFDVTEKMLRFFLELIIKNHVFKVKPRVIVCVPSGITEVEKRAVRDSALGAGAKEVFMVAEPMAAAIGVGLPVETPTGNMVIDIGGGTTEIAVIALSGIVSDTSIRTGGDELDASIVQFMRKSYNLLIGEPTAEQIKIQIGSAAPLGEEREMEVKGRDLVSGIPKTVRVHSQEIREAVQEPIQQIVNAVRRALEITPPELASDIVDRGIVMTGGGALIRGLDVLLTQETGLPIHVDEDPLTCVVRGTGRILDDEAKYWSVLST; from the coding sequence TTGCCTCTGAAGTGGCCGTTCTTCCAAAACGGTGGTTTCCTCCCGGCCAACGCAATCGCGGTGGACCTTGGAACGGCGAACACGTTGATCTACGTGAAGGGCGAAGGCATCGTGCTCAACGAGCCGAGCGTCGTCGCCATCGATCGCGAAACAAAGAAGATCAAGGGCGTCGGTCTCGAAGCGAAGCGCATGCTCGGGCGTACGCCGGATGGCGTGATCGCGGTGCGCCCGATGAAAGACGGCGTGATCGCCGACTTCGACGTGACCGAGAAGATGCTGCGCTTCTTCCTCGAGCTGATCATCAAGAACCACGTGTTCAAGGTGAAGCCGCGCGTGATCGTGTGCGTGCCGAGCGGCATCACCGAAGTGGAGAAGCGCGCAGTGCGCGACTCCGCGCTCGGCGCGGGTGCGAAGGAAGTGTTCATGGTCGCGGAGCCGATGGCGGCGGCGATCGGCGTGGGCCTGCCGGTGGAGACGCCGACGGGCAACATGGTGATCGACATCGGTGGCGGCACGACGGAGATCGCCGTCATCGCGCTCTCGGGCATCGTGAGCGATACGTCGATCCGCACGGGCGGCGACGAGCTCGACGCGAGCATCGTGCAGTTCATGCGCAAGAGCTACAACCTGTTGATCGGCGAGCCGACGGCGGAGCAGATCAAGATCCAGATCGGCAGCGCGGCGCCGCTCGGCGAGGAGCGCGAGATGGAAGTGAAGGGCCGCGACCTCGTCTCCGGCATCCCGAAGACGGTGCGCGTGCACTCGCAGGAGATCCGCGAGGCGGTGCAGGAACCGATCCAGCAGATCGTGAACGCCGTGCGCCGCGCGCTGGAGATCACGCCGCCCGAGCTGGCGAGTGACATCGTGGACCGCGGCATCGTGATGACGGGCGGCGGCGCGCTGATCCGCGGGCTCGATGTGCTCCTGACGCAGGAGACGGGCCTGCCGATCCACGTGGATGAGGATCCGCTGACCTGCGTGGTGCGCGGCACGGGCCGCATCCTCGATGACGAGGCGAAGTACTGGTCGGTGCTGAGCACCTGA
- a CDS encoding TonB family protein: MRKTVPGAVVVLLALPLLLPAAADAQKVLRGVVRDSLGLGIAGVQVSLGSGGLRAETGADGRFAFPQARSADEEVQFRRLGYRPERRLWSPSDAAPELMVELSALPQRLAPVIVSGRENLRGNALGFYRRMDQGQGRFVTAEQIERRSIFTMRDLFRTVPGMRTETMRGRTYVRLRGSSVPPMVFLDGVRMAAGEIDIELLDPQTFLGVEVYSGDATMPPEFNQVGLSGQRGGAIVIWTREGQIRPRLERRGRNERSAASTVSAMVEREEVFTEDQVDTPARPDPSLPIEPMYPDSLFSAGVTGFALAEFVVMADGQVQSSTLDIVTATHPLFGDAVRRALVTARFFPATRQGRRVAQVVQLPIRFTLPERNNGAP, translated from the coding sequence ATGCGGAAGACGGTGCCGGGGGCGGTGGTCGTGCTGCTCGCGCTGCCGCTGCTGCTGCCGGCGGCGGCGGACGCGCAGAAGGTGTTGCGCGGGGTGGTGCGCGACTCGTTGGGGTTGGGGATTGCCGGCGTGCAGGTGAGCCTGGGGAGCGGCGGGCTGCGGGCGGAGACGGGCGCGGACGGGCGCTTTGCGTTTCCGCAGGCTCGCAGCGCCGATGAGGAGGTGCAGTTTCGCCGGCTCGGTTACCGCCCCGAGCGCCGGCTCTGGTCGCCGTCAGATGCGGCGCCGGAGCTGATGGTCGAGCTCTCTGCGCTGCCGCAGCGGCTCGCGCCGGTGATCGTCTCGGGTCGCGAGAACCTGCGCGGCAACGCCCTGGGCTTCTACCGCCGCATGGATCAGGGCCAGGGGCGCTTCGTGACGGCGGAGCAGATCGAGCGCCGCAGCATCTTCACGATGCGCGACCTCTTCCGGACGGTCCCGGGCATGCGCACCGAGACGATGCGCGGCCGGACCTACGTCCGCCTGCGCGGCTCGAGCGTGCCGCCCATGGTCTTCCTCGACGGCGTGCGCATGGCGGCCGGTGAGATCGATATCGAACTGCTGGACCCGCAGACGTTCCTGGGGGTGGAGGTCTACTCCGGCGACGCGACCATGCCCCCGGAGTTCAACCAAGTGGGCCTGAGCGGCCAGCGGGGCGGCGCCATCGTGATTTGGACCCGGGAGGGCCAGATCCGTCCGCGGCTGGAGCGACGCGGACGCAATGAACGCTCCGCGGCGTCGACCGTGAGCGCCATGGTCGAGCGCGAAGAGGTCTTCACGGAAGACCAGGTGGACACGCCGGCCCGCCCGGACCCGTCGCTGCCGATCGAGCCGATGTACCCGGACTCGCTCTTCTCCGCCGGGGTGACCGGCTTTGCGCTGGCGGAGTTCGTCGTGATGGCGGACGGCCAGGTGCAGTCGTCGACCCTGGATATCGTGACAGCCACGCATCCGCTGTTCGGGGATGCGGTGCGGCGGGCGCTGGTGACGGCGCGCTTCTTCCCGGCGACCCGGCAGGGACGTCGGGTCGCCCAGGTGGTGCAGCTGCCCATCCGGTTCACGCTCCCCGAGCGGAACAACGGGGCTCCCTAA